A section of the Anabaena cylindrica PCC 7122 genome encodes:
- a CDS encoding VanZ family protein — protein sequence MTTHQRWVFAFWVYLGILLSIFISAYLRIMPTELAIFAHYDTIMHFLLLGMAAYLGHQALNQRKFKIFNIPLPLAPFIVLLVSIIDEIVQSFVPYRSADITDLAADILGIIVFTWLAEKFPKLLT from the coding sequence ATGACAACTCATCAACGTTGGGTTTTTGCGTTTTGGGTTTATTTGGGAATTTTACTTTCTATCTTTATCTCAGCTTACCTCCGCATTATGCCTACGGAACTAGCAATATTTGCCCATTACGACACGATTATGCATTTTCTTTTATTAGGAATGGCAGCTTATCTCGGTCATCAAGCATTAAATCAACGTAAGTTTAAAATATTTAATATTCCTTTACCTCTTGCACCGTTCATAGTCTTATTAGTTTCTATAATTGATGAGATAGTACAATCTTTTGTGCCTTATCGCAGTGCTGATATTACCGATTTAGCTGCTGATATTTTGGGTATTATTGTATTTACTTGGTTAGCAGAAAAGTTTCCCAAATTACTAACATGA
- a CDS encoding Uma2 family endonuclease produces MTLAQETRYYSPEEYLELEVNSEIRHEYINGLIIPMTGGTPNHNQLAGNFYAVLNFALKRQPYQVFVTDQRLWIPDKKIHTYPDVMVVKNPLIYEEGRKDTLVNPAMIAEVLSKYTRSKDRDEKFAAYRAITTVQEYILIDQYTMHVEQYFRTDNNKWIFSEITDADKNLNLASIPCQITLADIYDKVEFNTEE; encoded by the coding sequence ATGACTCTTGCACAAGAAACACGCTACTATTCACCTGAAGAATACCTAGAACTAGAGGTAAACTCAGAAATACGTCACGAATATATCAATGGATTAATTATACCAATGACAGGTGGAACACCAAATCATAACCAGCTTGCGGGCAATTTCTATGCTGTGCTAAACTTTGCTCTCAAACGACAACCTTATCAAGTCTTTGTTACAGATCAACGTCTTTGGATTCCTGACAAAAAAATTCACACTTATCCTGATGTTATGGTCGTGAAAAATCCCTTAATTTATGAAGAAGGAAGAAAAGACACTTTAGTAAATCCTGCGATGATTGCAGAAGTATTATCCAAATATACCAGAAGCAAAGATAGAGATGAAAAATTCGCAGCTTATCGCGCAATTACTACTGTACAAGAATATATTTTAATTGATCAATACACAATGCACGTTGAGCAATATTTTAGAACAGATAATAACAAATGGATATTTTCCGAAATTACAGATGCAGATAAAAATTTAAATTTAGCTTCCATTCCCTGCCAAATCACTCTTGCAGATATTTATGATAAAGTTGAATTTAATACAGAAGAATAA
- the alaS gene encoding alanine--tRNA ligase produces the protein MSSTPQYLSGNDIRALFLDFYTQRGHQPLPSASLVPEDPTVLLTIAGMLPFKPIFLGQRTPEFKRATTSQKCIRTNDIENVGRTKRHHTFFEMLGNFSFGDYFKAQAIAWGWEISTQVFGISPQNLVVSVFEEDDEAFAIWRDNIGVNEKRIKRMGADDNFWVSGPTGPCGPCSEIYYDFHPELGDDNIDLEDDTRFIEFYNLVFMQYNRDVSGNLTPLQNKNIDTGMGLERMAQILQKKPNNYETDLIFPIIETAAKIAKIDYHQSDENTKISLKVIGDHVRSVVHMIADEIRASNVGRGYVLRRLIRRVVRHGRLIGISGEFINQVAETAISLSESVYPNLRKREAPIKAELQREEVNFLKTLDRGEKLLAEIIETVKQQGQKSITGESAFTLYDTYGFPLELTQEVAEENNLTVDVEGFNAEMQKQIERAKAAHETIDLTVQGSLDKLAEHIHSTDFIGYTATATTAKIEVLLVSGVSEEAAEAGTEVQIVLDKTPFYAESGGQIGDKGYISGDGILIRIEDVKKESDFFIHFGRIERGTIRIGDHVTAQIDTACRRRAQANHTATHLLQAALKKVVDEGISQAGSLVSFDRLRFDFNCPRALTAEEVQQIEELVNTWISEAHAAKVEVLPIAEAKAKGAVAMFGEKYGDDVRVIDFPGVSMELCGGTHVSNTAEIGVFKIISEAGVASGVRRIEAVSGAAILDYLNVRDKVVKDLSDRFKVKPEEIPDRITTLQTELRNSEKQIESLKAQIAIVKSDSLLQTAETVGEHKIIIAQMEDVDAESLKAAAERLLQKIGNGAVVLGSVPEAGKVSIVAAFSLEVNKKSVQAGKFVGTIAKICGGGGGGKPNLAQAGGRDATKLPEALETAKNDLLAALK, from the coding sequence ATGTCTTCAACTCCCCAGTATCTTAGCGGTAACGATATTCGCGCTTTATTCCTTGACTTCTACACCCAACGGGGACACCAACCGCTTCCGAGTGCTTCCCTGGTTCCAGAAGATCCTACTGTGCTGCTGACTATTGCGGGGATGTTACCGTTTAAACCGATATTCCTGGGACAGCGGACACCGGAATTTAAACGCGCTACGACTTCTCAGAAATGTATCCGTACCAATGATATCGAAAATGTGGGACGGACTAAGCGCCATCATACATTTTTTGAGATGTTGGGAAATTTTAGCTTTGGTGATTATTTTAAAGCACAAGCGATCGCATGGGGTTGGGAAATATCAACTCAAGTTTTTGGGATTTCTCCTCAAAATCTCGTTGTCAGCGTGTTTGAGGAAGACGACGAAGCATTTGCAATTTGGCGCGATAATATTGGTGTAAATGAAAAACGCATCAAGCGCATGGGTGCAGATGATAACTTTTGGGTATCTGGCCCCACCGGTCCCTGTGGCCCTTGTTCGGAAATTTATTACGATTTTCACCCAGAATTAGGTGACGATAACATTGATTTGGAAGATGATACCCGATTTATCGAGTTTTATAACTTGGTATTCATGCAATATAATCGGGATGTTTCGGGAAATTTAACCCCGTTGCAAAATAAAAACATTGACACAGGAATGGGTTTGGAAAGAATGGCGCAAATCCTGCAAAAGAAGCCGAATAATTATGAAACAGATTTGATTTTCCCGATTATTGAAACTGCGGCAAAAATTGCCAAGATTGATTATCATCAAAGTGATGAAAATACCAAGATTTCTTTAAAAGTAATTGGTGATCATGTCCGTTCTGTTGTTCACATGATTGCTGATGAAATTCGCGCTTCTAATGTTGGTAGAGGTTACGTTTTACGGCGTTTGATTCGTCGCGTCGTTAGACATGGGAGATTAATTGGTATTTCTGGAGAATTTATTAACCAAGTTGCAGAAACAGCAATTTCTCTTTCTGAATCAGTTTACCCAAATTTGCGAAAAAGGGAAGCTCCTATTAAAGCCGAATTACAACGGGAAGAAGTAAATTTCTTGAAAACTTTAGATAGAGGAGAAAAGCTGTTAGCTGAAATTATCGAAACTGTAAAACAGCAAGGACAAAAATCTATTACTGGTGAAAGTGCGTTTACTCTTTATGATACCTACGGTTTCCCATTAGAATTAACCCAAGAAGTCGCAGAGGAAAATAATCTGACTGTTGACGTTGAAGGTTTCAATGCAGAAATGCAAAAACAGATAGAACGCGCAAAAGCTGCACACGAAACCATTGATTTAACTGTTCAAGGTTCTTTAGATAAACTTGCAGAACATATCCACTCGACAGATTTTATCGGTTATACCGCAACGGCAACAACAGCTAAAATCGAAGTTTTATTAGTTTCAGGTGTTTCTGAGGAAGCAGCAGAAGCAGGAACAGAAGTACAAATTGTTCTTGATAAAACTCCTTTTTATGCTGAATCAGGTGGACAAATCGGCGATAAGGGATATATTTCTGGTGATGGAATTTTAATCAGAATAGAAGATGTGAAAAAAGAATCTGATTTCTTTATTCATTTCGGACGCATTGAACGGGGAACAATTAGAATTGGTGATCATGTTACCGCCCAAATTGACACCGCTTGTCGTCGTCGCGCTCAAGCTAATCATACAGCAACTCATTTATTACAAGCTGCACTAAAAAAAGTTGTTGATGAAGGAATTTCTCAAGCTGGTTCTTTAGTTTCTTTTGATAGATTGCGGTTTGATTTTAACTGTCCTCGCGCTTTAACTGCTGAAGAAGTTCAACAAATAGAAGAATTAGTAAATACTTGGATTTCGGAAGCTCATGCTGCTAAAGTAGAAGTACTACCTATAGCAGAAGCAAAAGCTAAAGGTGCAGTAGCGATGTTTGGGGAAAAGTACGGTGATGATGTACGCGTGATTGACTTCCCTGGTGTGTCAATGGAACTGTGCGGGGGAACTCACGTTAGCAACACTGCGGAAATTGGCGTTTTCAAGATTATTTCGGAAGCGGGAGTTGCTTCTGGAGTGAGAAGAATAGAAGCTGTTTCTGGTGCAGCGATATTGGATTATTTGAACGTGCGTGATAAAGTGGTTAAAGATTTGAGCGATCGCTTTAAAGTCAAACCAGAAGAAATACCAGACAGAATTACAACTCTGCAAACTGAACTCCGCAACAGCGAAAAACAAATCGAAAGCCTGAAAGCACAGATAGCCATAGTCAAATCTGACAGCTTATTACAGACTGCGGAAACAGTAGGTGAACATAAAATCATTATCGCCCAAATGGAAGACGTGGACGCAGAATCATTAAAAGCTGCTGCGGAAAGATTATTGCAGAAAATCGGTAACGGTGCGGTGGTTTTAGGTTCAGTTCCCGAAGCTGGGAAAGTGAGTATAGTTGCAGCTTTCAGCCTCGAAGTGAATAAGAAAAGTGTACAAGCTGGGAAATTTGTCGGAACTATAGCAAAAATCTGTGGTGGTGGTGGTGGTGGAAAACCCAATTTAGCCCAAGCTGGGGGACGTGACGCAACCAAATTACCAGAAGCTTTAGAAACAGCAAAAAATGATTTGTTAGCAGCGTTAAAATAG
- a CDS encoding DUF2281 domain-containing protein, giving the protein MTIKEQITQELEKLPEPVLQEVLDFVQFLQTKQQQKEMLEITIMSEYSLAQDWLKPEEYLA; this is encoded by the coding sequence ATGACAATTAAAGAACAAATTACGCAAGAATTAGAAAAACTACCTGAACCAGTGTTACAAGAGGTTTTAGATTTTGTGCAGTTTTTACAAACTAAACAACAACAAAAAGAGATGTTAGAAATTACGATTATGAGTGAATATTCGCTGGCACAGGATTGGTTAAAACCAGAGGAATACTTAGCATGA
- a CDS encoding class I SAM-dependent methyltransferase, whose product MNNINLWTTSEHALRYLEKADKIPHRTEGEAVLLAQVPQNIKRILDLGTGDGRLLALLKIDRPQMNSIAIDFSPTMLEAVKRRFFEDKTVQVISHDLNEPLPDLGLFDAIVSSFAIHHLIHERKLSLYAEIFQRLEPGGIFCNLEHVASSTPTVHEKFLEALGSETENDDPSNKLLDVETQLIWLRKIGFTDVDCYWKWLELALLIGVKAKDSTLSPHQMNQTHQMNQTTDVDSAL is encoded by the coding sequence ATGAATAATATCAATCTTTGGACAACATCAGAACACGCTTTACGCTATTTAGAAAAAGCAGATAAAATACCCCACCGCACTGAAGGGGAAGCTGTTTTGTTAGCACAGGTTCCTCAAAATATTAAACGCATACTTGACTTAGGAACTGGAGACGGACGCTTATTAGCGTTACTCAAAATTGACCGTCCCCAGATGAACAGCATAGCAATTGACTTTTCTCCTACTATGCTAGAAGCAGTCAAACGAAGGTTTTTTGAAGATAAAACTGTACAAGTCATCAGCCATGATTTAAATGAACCTTTACCAGATTTAGGTTTATTTGATGCAATTGTTTCTAGTTTTGCTATTCATCATCTTATCCATGAACGCAAACTTTCTTTGTATGCAGAAATTTTCCAACGTCTGGAACCAGGTGGTATTTTCTGTAACTTAGAACACGTAGCGTCGTCAACACCCACGGTACACGAGAAGTTTTTAGAAGCACTCGGTAGCGAAACAGAAAACGATGACCCCTCAAATAAACTTTTAGATGTGGAAACACAACTGATTTGGTTACGAAAGATTGGTTTTACAGATGTTGACTGTTACTGGAAGTGGCTAGAATTAGCTCTATTGATAGGGGTAAAAGCAAAAGACTCCACACTATCACCCCATCAAATGAATCAAACGCATCAAATGAATCAAACGACTGATGTAGATTCTGCGCTTTAG
- a CDS encoding type II toxin-antitoxin system HicB family antitoxin, whose product MENQLIEYAVIYERGETNWGAYVPDLPGCVSIGDTLAEVQENIKEAIELYLEVLKEDGKPIPKPSTIVGKVSVNV is encoded by the coding sequence ATGGAAAATCAACTGATTGAATATGCAGTTATTTACGAACGTGGTGAGACAAATTGGGGTGCTTATGTTCCTGACTTACCAGGTTGTGTCAGCATTGGGGATACTTTAGCAGAAGTACAGGAAAATATTAAAGAAGCTATAGAATTGTATTTGGAAGTATTGAAAGAAGATGGAAAACCTATACCCAAACCTTCTACAATTGTTGGTAAAGTTTCTGTGAATGTATAA